Proteins encoded within one genomic window of Companilactobacillus sp.:
- a CDS encoding NAD(P)H-dependent oxidoreductase: MKVIIYTHPYQESFNHAILEQMEKIYAEQGQDYQVIDLYKDNFQPVLTAEQLKIYSSGKTSDPLVKHYQELIKQADELTFVYPIWWHNYPAMLKGFFDRVMLHGFAYESNDEIPWQGLLTYINKCTVITTSTITKQYLEEECGNPIQNTFINRTLADVGISPEKSNWIHYGKVDLTPREEHDKFLDNLSNLYKNGQK; the protein is encoded by the coding sequence ATGAAAGTCATAATCTACACACATCCATACCAAGAAAGTTTCAATCACGCCATCCTCGAACAAATGGAAAAAATCTACGCAGAGCAAGGCCAAGATTACCAAGTAATCGACCTATACAAAGACAATTTTCAGCCAGTACTAACCGCCGAGCAATTAAAAATCTACAGCAGCGGCAAGACCTCAGACCCACTAGTAAAACATTATCAAGAACTAATAAAGCAAGCAGACGAATTAACCTTCGTCTACCCAATCTGGTGGCACAATTATCCAGCCATGCTAAAAGGCTTCTTCGACAGAGTAATGCTGCACGGATTCGCCTACGAATCAAACGATGAAATCCCTTGGCAAGGACTACTGACCTACATCAATAAATGCACAGTAATCACCACATCCACCATCACCAAACAATATCTAGAAGAAGAATGCGGCAACCCAATCCAAAACACCTTCATCAACCGCACACTAGCAGACGTAGGAATATCACCAGAAAAAAGCAATTGGATCCACTACGGCAAAGTAGATCTAACACCAAGAGAAGAACATGATAAGTTCTTAGATAACCTATCAAATTTATATAAGAATGGCCAAAAATAA
- a CDS encoding MFS transporter — protein MKIATTAQSDHLDSYQKKVVASTTAGFGLENMDIMFLSFALSSIIAELHISGTQAGLISTITNIGMLLGGIFFGILADRIGRIKTFTYTIFIFAIATGAMYFANDLTSIYICRFLAGIGGGGEYGIGMTVLAESFSKNKLGRISSWVGMAGQIGAIVATVLATLIIPRLGWHALFLFGIIPVFIIFFIRRHLKESDTFIKASKEKHGSVKELFETPKIAYQTFALMIMAIVQIAGYFGLMNWLPTIMQKQMNLQVASSTWMIATILGMCAGMFTFGWILDTLGPRLAFGIFLVCSAIGVFVLTLPNNMLTLVIAGAIVGYFSNGMFAGYGAVVSHLYPTEIRATANNVIMNTGRCIGGFSSLAIGWILDNHNVMTVMIFISALYVISLVAMLSISNLRQVNYKKF, from the coding sequence ATGAAAATAGCTACAACTGCACAATCAGACCATCTAGATAGCTACCAGAAAAAAGTGGTTGCTTCCACAACTGCTGGGTTCGGATTGGAAAATATGGACATCATGTTCTTGAGTTTTGCCCTATCTTCCATCATTGCTGAACTTCACATCAGTGGAACGCAAGCGGGATTAATTTCCACGATCACTAATATTGGTATGTTACTAGGTGGTATTTTTTTTGGAATTTTAGCCGATCGAATCGGTAGAATCAAAACCTTTACTTACACGATTTTTATTTTTGCAATCGCTACTGGGGCAATGTACTTTGCCAACGACCTAACTTCTATCTATATCTGCAGATTCTTAGCAGGTATCGGTGGTGGTGGCGAGTACGGTATCGGAATGACCGTCCTTGCAGAAAGTTTCTCTAAGAACAAATTAGGACGTATCTCTTCTTGGGTCGGTATGGCTGGACAGATCGGTGCTATCGTTGCCACTGTTTTAGCAACCTTGATCATTCCTCGATTAGGCTGGCACGCTCTGTTCCTATTCGGTATCATCCCAGTCTTCATCATTTTCTTCATTCGTCGCCACTTAAAGGAAAGCGACACTTTCATTAAAGCCTCTAAAGAAAAGCACGGCAGCGTCAAAGAACTTTTTGAAACACCAAAGATCGCATATCAAACTTTTGCACTAATGATCATGGCCATCGTCCAAATCGCTGGATACTTCGGTTTAATGAACTGGCTACCAACTATCATGCAAAAACAAATGAACTTGCAAGTTGCCAGTTCAACTTGGATGATTGCGACCATTTTAGGAATGTGTGCAGGAATGTTCACCTTTGGTTGGATCTTAGACACCCTAGGACCACGTTTAGCCTTTGGAATCTTTTTAGTCTGTTCAGCAATTGGTGTCTTCGTACTAACATTGCCAAATAACATGTTGACACTAGTCATCGCCGGTGCCATCGTTGGTTACTTCTCAAACGGAATGTTTGCCGGATACGGAGCTGTAGTTAGTCACTTGTACCCCACCGAGATCAGAGCAACCGCCAACAACGTCATCATGAACACCGGACGCTGCATCGGAGGATTCTCAAGTCTAGCAATCGGCTGGATCTTGGACAATCACAACGTAATGACAGTAATGATCTTCATCTCAGCACTATACGTCATCAGTTTGGTAGCCATGCTATCAATCAGTAATTTAAGACAAGTAAATTATAAGAAGTTTTAA
- a CDS encoding replication-associated recombination protein A, producing the protein MAFKTPLADKIRPQELDQVVGQPELLKPGQPLRQIIDQHVNIPLLLWGPPGTGKTTLAKIIAKQYNYPFESFNASTDNKAKLTEQINLHPYDSFVLLIDEIHRMTKTLQDFLLPYLENGHIMLIGSTTENPIMSIVPAIRSRSQIFEFKSLSESDIIIMLQRAVDEVYQLDKEQIEPEALKLIAISADGDLRIGLNTLETLHAIEPNKLTVDNVKKFAQQQHFNYDKKATKHYDYLAAYSDSMAGSDTDAALYYLTILLKNDDLPSVVRRLREIPYTYIGLANPQQVTQIVVAANQAEKVGMPKAKYPLMFATMLMCISPKSGSFDEAWELLDEDTKHPNEHPMPRGLRDMHYKHSEEITGGGLIDSPFQSPKQIAKQNYMPKGLEGKRYYYPKDNANEKKLGDQYLKLHKYIYEQDYKK; encoded by the coding sequence GCTTCGACAAATAATTGACCAACACGTCAACATCCCATTGTTGCTATGGGGACCACCCGGCACCGGCAAAACCACCTTGGCAAAAATCATTGCTAAACAGTACAACTATCCCTTTGAATCATTCAACGCCTCAACCGATAATAAGGCTAAATTAACTGAGCAGATCAACCTTCATCCCTATGACTCGTTCGTCCTATTGATCGATGAGATCCACCGGATGACTAAGACATTGCAGGATTTCCTTTTGCCATACTTAGAAAATGGACACATCATGCTGATTGGTTCGACGACCGAAAATCCAATCATGTCGATTGTTCCAGCTATTCGCTCCAGATCGCAGATTTTTGAATTCAAATCACTCTCAGAATCAGATATCATCATCATGCTACAACGAGCTGTTGATGAGGTTTATCAACTTGATAAAGAGCAAATCGAACCAGAGGCACTTAAACTTATCGCAATTTCAGCAGATGGAGACTTGAGAATTGGATTAAATACCTTAGAAACACTGCATGCGATCGAACCCAATAAATTAACCGTCGACAATGTTAAAAAATTTGCTCAGCAACAACACTTTAACTACGACAAAAAGGCCACCAAACACTATGATTATTTGGCAGCCTACTCTGACTCTATGGCTGGATCAGACACTGATGCAGCTTTGTATTACCTGACAATCCTGTTGAAAAACGACGACTTACCTTCAGTCGTTCGTAGATTGCGAGAGATCCCCTACACTTATATTGGCTTGGCTAATCCACAACAGGTCACCCAAATAGTTGTCGCCGCAAATCAAGCCGAAAAAGTCGGCATGCCGAAGGCTAAATACCCACTGATGTTTGCCACAATGTTGATGTGTATCTCTCCGAAATCAGGCTCATTTGATGAGGCTTGGGAACTGTTGGATGAAGACACGAAACATCCTAACGAACATCCTATGCCTCGAGGATTAAGAGACATGCACTACAAGCACTCTGAAGAGATCACCGGTGGCGGCTTGATCGATTCGCCGTTCCAGTCACCCAAACAAATCGCTAAACAAAATTACATGCCGAAGGGATTAGAGGGCAAACGCTATTATTATCCCAAAGACAATGCCAATGAGAAAAAGCTAGGCGACCAATATTTGAAGCTCCACAAGTACATTTATGAACAAGATTATAAAAAATAA